The following coding sequences lie in one Scatophagus argus isolate fScaArg1 chromosome 9, fScaArg1.pri, whole genome shotgun sequence genomic window:
- the si:dkey-34d22.1 gene encoding discoidin, CUB and LCCL domain-containing protein 1 isoform X2, whose product MLVKCENIRDAVKSLITAFWFTFSVCSVSVHGQEGNGCGHTVLGTESGSLASQNYPGTYPSNKWCTWRLRVAEGRMLRLLFGDFDIESSPGCSNGSLVITDKNGETFLGPVCGKLDASQKNVTLKSNEATVSFKSGPHHSGRGFLLSYATDQYPDLISCLQRGSHFSSQYLSVYCPAGCKNVTGDVWGNSDQGYRDTSVLCKSAVHAGVVSDSLGGHVSVNRERSLTLYESSFANGILSKMGSLSEKKLLFSKECSNILSVSGSNASSFWDKSTQEHTVFWSPRNMGSTHEVLHWTAGHNDPNPWVELELSDRKTITGIMTTGSDEYYIESYLLLFSKDRKNWKLYKGALSKEKKVFQAYTDGHFRVLNSFFPPVVARYVRLQPLSWHGRASARVQVLGCPVTKVTPRSRPAAESPSVKVNMGTASPSPTPTPTLGPVLVETKLSSSQPVIVAVGVVLALLMCGSCLLAGVWWRRRKKDSQMKYSLPTSCQSFQAKSLSCPQSELISYPLERNVHDALPSPPLNDYAEPAIAVIGQKVGSTFRPSSNEGYTTPFTFNHYDTPGNLPEYAEPLPPEPEYATPFGDQPPESHGPPAQAPTAGNSTTSSHAQYDCPSHRMLSNGYCTPVLHASGPRPVSVVYAEPKSCDSLLQKHTYEKPL is encoded by the exons ATGCTTGTAAAGTGCGAAAACATTAGGGATGCAGTGAAGTCTCTTATTACCGCTTTCTGGTTTACTTTTAGCGTGTGTTCCGTGAGTGTTCACGGCCAGGAAG GTAATGGCTGTGGACATACAGTGCTCGGCACAGAGTCTGGCTCGCTGGCCTCGCAGAACTATCCAGGCACCTACCCCAGTAACAAATGGTGTACATGGAGGCTTCGAGTGGCAGAGGGTCGCATGCTGCGACTGCTGTTTGGGGATTTTGACATTGAGAGCAGTCCGGGCTGCAGCAATGGCTCTCTTGTGATCACAGACAAGAATGGAGAAACCTTTCTGG GTCCAGTGTGTGGGAAGCTTGATGcatcacagaaaaatgtgacactTAAAAGCAATGAAGCGACAGTAAGCTTCAAGTCAGGCCCACACCACTCTGGACGAGGGTTTCTACTGTCCTATGCCACAGACCAGTACCCAG aTCTCATTTCTTGTTTACAACGAGGATCTCATTTTAGCTCTCAGTATTTGAG TGTGTACTGCCCTGCTGGATGTAAGAATGTCACAGGGGATGTTTGGGGGAACTCTGATCAGGGTTACAGAGAT ACCTCAGTCCTATGCAAGTCTGCAGTCCATGCTGGAGTTGTGTCTGATAGTCTAGGAGGCCATGTCTCTGTGAATCGTGAGAGAAGTCTTACACTCTATGAATCCAGCTTTGCCAATGGAATcctttcaaaaat GGGATCATTATCTGAAAAGAAGCTGCTCTTCAGCAAAG AATGCAGCAACATCCTGAGTGTTTCTGGTTCAAATGCCTCATCCTTCTGGGATAAAAGCACTCAAGAGCACACAGTGTTCTGGTCCCCCAGAAACATGGGTTCCACCCATGAGGTCCTACACTGGACAGCAGGCCATAATGACCCAAACCCATgggtggagctggagctgagTGACAGAAAAACTATTACAg GCATAATGACGACAGGATCAGACGAGTACTACATAGAATCCTACCTTCTCCTTTTCAGCAAGGACAGAAAAAATTGGAAGCTTTACAAAGGTGCtctgagtaaagaaaaaaag GTATTTCAGGCCTACACTGATGGCCACTTCAGGGTTCTCAACAGCTTTTTTCCTCCCGTTGTGGCTCGGTATGTCCGACTACAGCCATTGAGCTGGCATGGCAGAGCCTCAGCCCGGGTCCAAGTTCTCGGCTGTCCTGTTACCAAGGTCACGCCAAGGTCACGCCCAGCTGCCG AATCTCCATCCGTTAAAGTCAACATGGGTACAGCATCGCCGAGCCCGACTCCTACTCCCACATTGGGACCAGTCTTAGTGGAAACAAAACTGA GTTCCAGTCAGCCAGTGATAGTAGCAGTGGGAGTGGTCCTGGCACTGTTAATGTGCGGCAGTTGTTTGTTGGCTGGAGTCTGGTGGAGGCGGAG GAAAAAAGATTCACAAATGAAGTACTCCCTACCCACAA GTTGTCAGAGTTTCCAGGCAAAGAGTCTCTCATGCCCACAATCAGAGCTTATTTCCTACCCTCTGGAGCGAAATGTCCATGATGCTCTCCCAAGCCCCCCTCTTAATG ACTATGCCGAGCCTGCTATTGCAGTTATTGGACAGAAGGTTGGCTCAACATTTCGACCATCCTCAAATGAGGGCTACACTACCCCTTTCACTTTCAACCATTATGACACTCCTGGCAACCTGCCAGAGTACGCCGAGCCTCTTCCCCCAGAGCCTGAGTATGCCACCCCATTCGGTGATCAACCGCCTGAGTCACATGGACCTCCTGCACAAGCACCTACCGCTGGTAACAGTACCACATCCAGCCATGCGCAGTATGACTGCCCCTCACACAGGATGCTATCCAATGGCTACTGCACTCCTGTTCTACATGCGAGTGGCCCACGGCCAGTCAGTGTGGTCTATGCTGAGCCAAAATCATGTGACTCTTTACTACAGAAGCACACATATGAGAAGCCTTTGTGA
- the si:dkey-34d22.1 gene encoding discoidin, CUB and LCCL domain-containing protein 1 isoform X1 gives MLVKCENIRDAVKSLITAFWFTFSVCSVSVHGQEGNGCGHTVLGTESGSLASQNYPGTYPSNKWCTWRLRVAEGRMLRLLFGDFDIESSPGCSNGSLVITDKNGETFLGPVCGKLDASQKNVTLKSNEATVSFKSGPHHSGRGFLLSYATDQYPDLISCLQRGSHFSSQYLSVYCPAGCKNVTGDVWGNSDQGYRDTSVLCKSAVHAGVVSDSLGGHVSVNRERSLTLYESSFANGILSKMGSLSEKKLLFSKECSNILSVSGSNASSFWDKSTQEHTVFWSPRNMGSTHEVLHWTAGHNDPNPWVELELSDRKTITGIMTTGSDEYYIESYLLLFSKDRKNWKLYKGALSKEKKVFQAYTDGHFRVLNSFFPPVVARYVRLQPLSWHGRASARVQVLGCPVTKVTPRSRPAAESPSVKVNMGTASPSPTPTPTLGPVLVETKLSSSQPVIVAVGVVLALLMCGSCLLAGVWWRRRKKDSQMKYSLPTIGCQSFQAKSLSCPQSELISYPLERNVHDALPSPPLNDYAEPAIAVIGQKVGSTFRPSSNEGYTTPFTFNHYDTPGNLPEYAEPLPPEPEYATPFGDQPPESHGPPAQAPTAGNSTTSSHAQYDCPSHRMLSNGYCTPVLHASGPRPVSVVYAEPKSCDSLLQKHTYEKPL, from the exons ATGCTTGTAAAGTGCGAAAACATTAGGGATGCAGTGAAGTCTCTTATTACCGCTTTCTGGTTTACTTTTAGCGTGTGTTCCGTGAGTGTTCACGGCCAGGAAG GTAATGGCTGTGGACATACAGTGCTCGGCACAGAGTCTGGCTCGCTGGCCTCGCAGAACTATCCAGGCACCTACCCCAGTAACAAATGGTGTACATGGAGGCTTCGAGTGGCAGAGGGTCGCATGCTGCGACTGCTGTTTGGGGATTTTGACATTGAGAGCAGTCCGGGCTGCAGCAATGGCTCTCTTGTGATCACAGACAAGAATGGAGAAACCTTTCTGG GTCCAGTGTGTGGGAAGCTTGATGcatcacagaaaaatgtgacactTAAAAGCAATGAAGCGACAGTAAGCTTCAAGTCAGGCCCACACCACTCTGGACGAGGGTTTCTACTGTCCTATGCCACAGACCAGTACCCAG aTCTCATTTCTTGTTTACAACGAGGATCTCATTTTAGCTCTCAGTATTTGAG TGTGTACTGCCCTGCTGGATGTAAGAATGTCACAGGGGATGTTTGGGGGAACTCTGATCAGGGTTACAGAGAT ACCTCAGTCCTATGCAAGTCTGCAGTCCATGCTGGAGTTGTGTCTGATAGTCTAGGAGGCCATGTCTCTGTGAATCGTGAGAGAAGTCTTACACTCTATGAATCCAGCTTTGCCAATGGAATcctttcaaaaat GGGATCATTATCTGAAAAGAAGCTGCTCTTCAGCAAAG AATGCAGCAACATCCTGAGTGTTTCTGGTTCAAATGCCTCATCCTTCTGGGATAAAAGCACTCAAGAGCACACAGTGTTCTGGTCCCCCAGAAACATGGGTTCCACCCATGAGGTCCTACACTGGACAGCAGGCCATAATGACCCAAACCCATgggtggagctggagctgagTGACAGAAAAACTATTACAg GCATAATGACGACAGGATCAGACGAGTACTACATAGAATCCTACCTTCTCCTTTTCAGCAAGGACAGAAAAAATTGGAAGCTTTACAAAGGTGCtctgagtaaagaaaaaaag GTATTTCAGGCCTACACTGATGGCCACTTCAGGGTTCTCAACAGCTTTTTTCCTCCCGTTGTGGCTCGGTATGTCCGACTACAGCCATTGAGCTGGCATGGCAGAGCCTCAGCCCGGGTCCAAGTTCTCGGCTGTCCTGTTACCAAGGTCACGCCAAGGTCACGCCCAGCTGCCG AATCTCCATCCGTTAAAGTCAACATGGGTACAGCATCGCCGAGCCCGACTCCTACTCCCACATTGGGACCAGTCTTAGTGGAAACAAAACTGA GTTCCAGTCAGCCAGTGATAGTAGCAGTGGGAGTGGTCCTGGCACTGTTAATGTGCGGCAGTTGTTTGTTGGCTGGAGTCTGGTGGAGGCGGAG GAAAAAAGATTCACAAATGAAGTACTCCCTACCCACAA TAGGTTGTCAGAGTTTCCAGGCAAAGAGTCTCTCATGCCCACAATCAGAGCTTATTTCCTACCCTCTGGAGCGAAATGTCCATGATGCTCTCCCAAGCCCCCCTCTTAATG ACTATGCCGAGCCTGCTATTGCAGTTATTGGACAGAAGGTTGGCTCAACATTTCGACCATCCTCAAATGAGGGCTACACTACCCCTTTCACTTTCAACCATTATGACACTCCTGGCAACCTGCCAGAGTACGCCGAGCCTCTTCCCCCAGAGCCTGAGTATGCCACCCCATTCGGTGATCAACCGCCTGAGTCACATGGACCTCCTGCACAAGCACCTACCGCTGGTAACAGTACCACATCCAGCCATGCGCAGTATGACTGCCCCTCACACAGGATGCTATCCAATGGCTACTGCACTCCTGTTCTACATGCGAGTGGCCCACGGCCAGTCAGTGTGGTCTATGCTGAGCCAAAATCATGTGACTCTTTACTACAGAAGCACACATATGAGAAGCCTTTGTGA
- the si:dkey-34d22.1 gene encoding discoidin, CUB and LCCL domain-containing protein 1 isoform X3, whose translation MLVKCENIRDAVKSLITAFWFTFSVCSVSVHGQEGNGCGHTVLGTESGSLASQNYPGTYPSNKWCTWRLRVAEGRMLRLLFGDFDIESSPGCSNGSLVITDKNGETFLGPVCGKLDASQKNVTLKSNEATVSFKSGPHHSGRGFLLSYATDQYPDLISCLQRGSHFSSQYLSVYCPAGCKNVTGDVWGNSDQGYRDTSVLCKSAVHAGVVSDSLGGHVSVNRERSLTLYESSFANGILSKMGSLSEKKLLFSKECSNILSVSGSNASSFWDKSTQEHTVFWSPRNMGSTHEVLHWTAGHNDPNPWVELELSDRKTITGIMTTGSDEYYIESYLLLFSKDRKNWKLYKGALSKEKKVFQAYTDGHFRVLNSFFPPVVARYVRLQPLSWHGRASARVQVLGCPVTKVTPRSRPAAESPSVKVNMGTASPSPTPTPTLGPVLVETKLSSSQPVIVAVGVVLALLMCGSCLLAGVWWRRRKKDSQMKYSLPTNYAEPAIAVIGQKVGSTFRPSSNEGYTTPFTFNHYDTPGNLPEYAEPLPPEPEYATPFGDQPPESHGPPAQAPTAGNSTTSSHAQYDCPSHRMLSNGYCTPVLHASGPRPVSVVYAEPKSCDSLLQKHTYEKPL comes from the exons ATGCTTGTAAAGTGCGAAAACATTAGGGATGCAGTGAAGTCTCTTATTACCGCTTTCTGGTTTACTTTTAGCGTGTGTTCCGTGAGTGTTCACGGCCAGGAAG GTAATGGCTGTGGACATACAGTGCTCGGCACAGAGTCTGGCTCGCTGGCCTCGCAGAACTATCCAGGCACCTACCCCAGTAACAAATGGTGTACATGGAGGCTTCGAGTGGCAGAGGGTCGCATGCTGCGACTGCTGTTTGGGGATTTTGACATTGAGAGCAGTCCGGGCTGCAGCAATGGCTCTCTTGTGATCACAGACAAGAATGGAGAAACCTTTCTGG GTCCAGTGTGTGGGAAGCTTGATGcatcacagaaaaatgtgacactTAAAAGCAATGAAGCGACAGTAAGCTTCAAGTCAGGCCCACACCACTCTGGACGAGGGTTTCTACTGTCCTATGCCACAGACCAGTACCCAG aTCTCATTTCTTGTTTACAACGAGGATCTCATTTTAGCTCTCAGTATTTGAG TGTGTACTGCCCTGCTGGATGTAAGAATGTCACAGGGGATGTTTGGGGGAACTCTGATCAGGGTTACAGAGAT ACCTCAGTCCTATGCAAGTCTGCAGTCCATGCTGGAGTTGTGTCTGATAGTCTAGGAGGCCATGTCTCTGTGAATCGTGAGAGAAGTCTTACACTCTATGAATCCAGCTTTGCCAATGGAATcctttcaaaaat GGGATCATTATCTGAAAAGAAGCTGCTCTTCAGCAAAG AATGCAGCAACATCCTGAGTGTTTCTGGTTCAAATGCCTCATCCTTCTGGGATAAAAGCACTCAAGAGCACACAGTGTTCTGGTCCCCCAGAAACATGGGTTCCACCCATGAGGTCCTACACTGGACAGCAGGCCATAATGACCCAAACCCATgggtggagctggagctgagTGACAGAAAAACTATTACAg GCATAATGACGACAGGATCAGACGAGTACTACATAGAATCCTACCTTCTCCTTTTCAGCAAGGACAGAAAAAATTGGAAGCTTTACAAAGGTGCtctgagtaaagaaaaaaag GTATTTCAGGCCTACACTGATGGCCACTTCAGGGTTCTCAACAGCTTTTTTCCTCCCGTTGTGGCTCGGTATGTCCGACTACAGCCATTGAGCTGGCATGGCAGAGCCTCAGCCCGGGTCCAAGTTCTCGGCTGTCCTGTTACCAAGGTCACGCCAAGGTCACGCCCAGCTGCCG AATCTCCATCCGTTAAAGTCAACATGGGTACAGCATCGCCGAGCCCGACTCCTACTCCCACATTGGGACCAGTCTTAGTGGAAACAAAACTGA GTTCCAGTCAGCCAGTGATAGTAGCAGTGGGAGTGGTCCTGGCACTGTTAATGTGCGGCAGTTGTTTGTTGGCTGGAGTCTGGTGGAGGCGGAG GAAAAAAGATTCACAAATGAAGTACTCCCTACCCACAA ACTATGCCGAGCCTGCTATTGCAGTTATTGGACAGAAGGTTGGCTCAACATTTCGACCATCCTCAAATGAGGGCTACACTACCCCTTTCACTTTCAACCATTATGACACTCCTGGCAACCTGCCAGAGTACGCCGAGCCTCTTCCCCCAGAGCCTGAGTATGCCACCCCATTCGGTGATCAACCGCCTGAGTCACATGGACCTCCTGCACAAGCACCTACCGCTGGTAACAGTACCACATCCAGCCATGCGCAGTATGACTGCCCCTCACACAGGATGCTATCCAATGGCTACTGCACTCCTGTTCTACATGCGAGTGGCCCACGGCCAGTCAGTGTGGTCTATGCTGAGCCAAAATCATGTGACTCTTTACTACAGAAGCACACATATGAGAAGCCTTTGTGA
- the si:dkey-34d22.1 gene encoding discoidin, CUB and LCCL domain-containing protein 1 isoform X4: MLRLLFGDFDIESSPGCSNGSLVITDKNGETFLGPVCGKLDASQKNVTLKSNEATVSFKSGPHHSGRGFLLSYATDQYPDLISCLQRGSHFSSQYLSVYCPAGCKNVTGDVWGNSDQGYRDTSVLCKSAVHAGVVSDSLGGHVSVNRERSLTLYESSFANGILSKMGSLSEKKLLFSKECSNILSVSGSNASSFWDKSTQEHTVFWSPRNMGSTHEVLHWTAGHNDPNPWVELELSDRKTITGIMTTGSDEYYIESYLLLFSKDRKNWKLYKGALSKEKKVFQAYTDGHFRVLNSFFPPVVARYVRLQPLSWHGRASARVQVLGCPVTKVTPRSRPAAESPSVKVNMGTASPSPTPTPTLGPVLVETKLSSSQPVIVAVGVVLALLMCGSCLLAGVWWRRRKKDSQMKYSLPTIGCQSFQAKSLSCPQSELISYPLERNVHDALPSPPLNDYAEPAIAVIGQKVGSTFRPSSNEGYTTPFTFNHYDTPGNLPEYAEPLPPEPEYATPFGDQPPESHGPPAQAPTAGNSTTSSHAQYDCPSHRMLSNGYCTPVLHASGPRPVSVVYAEPKSCDSLLQKHTYEKPL; this comes from the exons ATGCTGCGACTGCTGTTTGGGGATTTTGACATTGAGAGCAGTCCGGGCTGCAGCAATGGCTCTCTTGTGATCACAGACAAGAATGGAGAAACCTTTCTGG GTCCAGTGTGTGGGAAGCTTGATGcatcacagaaaaatgtgacactTAAAAGCAATGAAGCGACAGTAAGCTTCAAGTCAGGCCCACACCACTCTGGACGAGGGTTTCTACTGTCCTATGCCACAGACCAGTACCCAG aTCTCATTTCTTGTTTACAACGAGGATCTCATTTTAGCTCTCAGTATTTGAG TGTGTACTGCCCTGCTGGATGTAAGAATGTCACAGGGGATGTTTGGGGGAACTCTGATCAGGGTTACAGAGAT ACCTCAGTCCTATGCAAGTCTGCAGTCCATGCTGGAGTTGTGTCTGATAGTCTAGGAGGCCATGTCTCTGTGAATCGTGAGAGAAGTCTTACACTCTATGAATCCAGCTTTGCCAATGGAATcctttcaaaaat GGGATCATTATCTGAAAAGAAGCTGCTCTTCAGCAAAG AATGCAGCAACATCCTGAGTGTTTCTGGTTCAAATGCCTCATCCTTCTGGGATAAAAGCACTCAAGAGCACACAGTGTTCTGGTCCCCCAGAAACATGGGTTCCACCCATGAGGTCCTACACTGGACAGCAGGCCATAATGACCCAAACCCATgggtggagctggagctgagTGACAGAAAAACTATTACAg GCATAATGACGACAGGATCAGACGAGTACTACATAGAATCCTACCTTCTCCTTTTCAGCAAGGACAGAAAAAATTGGAAGCTTTACAAAGGTGCtctgagtaaagaaaaaaag GTATTTCAGGCCTACACTGATGGCCACTTCAGGGTTCTCAACAGCTTTTTTCCTCCCGTTGTGGCTCGGTATGTCCGACTACAGCCATTGAGCTGGCATGGCAGAGCCTCAGCCCGGGTCCAAGTTCTCGGCTGTCCTGTTACCAAGGTCACGCCAAGGTCACGCCCAGCTGCCG AATCTCCATCCGTTAAAGTCAACATGGGTACAGCATCGCCGAGCCCGACTCCTACTCCCACATTGGGACCAGTCTTAGTGGAAACAAAACTGA GTTCCAGTCAGCCAGTGATAGTAGCAGTGGGAGTGGTCCTGGCACTGTTAATGTGCGGCAGTTGTTTGTTGGCTGGAGTCTGGTGGAGGCGGAG GAAAAAAGATTCACAAATGAAGTACTCCCTACCCACAA TAGGTTGTCAGAGTTTCCAGGCAAAGAGTCTCTCATGCCCACAATCAGAGCTTATTTCCTACCCTCTGGAGCGAAATGTCCATGATGCTCTCCCAAGCCCCCCTCTTAATG ACTATGCCGAGCCTGCTATTGCAGTTATTGGACAGAAGGTTGGCTCAACATTTCGACCATCCTCAAATGAGGGCTACACTACCCCTTTCACTTTCAACCATTATGACACTCCTGGCAACCTGCCAGAGTACGCCGAGCCTCTTCCCCCAGAGCCTGAGTATGCCACCCCATTCGGTGATCAACCGCCTGAGTCACATGGACCTCCTGCACAAGCACCTACCGCTGGTAACAGTACCACATCCAGCCATGCGCAGTATGACTGCCCCTCACACAGGATGCTATCCAATGGCTACTGCACTCCTGTTCTACATGCGAGTGGCCCACGGCCAGTCAGTGTGGTCTATGCTGAGCCAAAATCATGTGACTCTTTACTACAGAAGCACACATATGAGAAGCCTTTGTGA
- the LOC124064439 gene encoding zinc finger protein 2 homolog isoform X3 yields MDKDKCSDIHGQCSWMEMHQFIGDLITSANTSKDQPDLLNAAWGVAGDGEALGFKVSSLEPLRQPRPAQGKSEAEPGRQIQPGASQRKGEARDRRDDVHYACTCPGCPYSTSPPTFEILKARQSLSSPPRPDAVCHNLLDTEPSSSRTTTSELETRTSGRPQREEADGGTQSSEQNSETPSRVSSSSLSHLSMFPCLCCRRSLQSCTQIPSHQEGTDSSFSHTHAHHHFHHHHCPLTCCLPCPQLVRSHAPQLSGPLPCLSCQHSFATCTKECHHRRQTHTQQQEERGRVTMTMSLHPCMHCSASFSRPSQLLQHQRSEHAHKPSGFLCTECGRAFNSHSNLRIHLNVHTGARPYSCSDCGKSFSQSGALKIHRRIHTGERPYSCGFCGRGFPHLAGVRAHQRTHTGEKPYRCNQCGKCFTQSGALKIHTRIHTGERPFICSLCGKGFSNRSGIRFHYRTVHGLAPEVPHPEAGAGGASRGPAGRGYPTGRPRTFPPPGAGLNSPSSPDNSSNTALNSRDSPASTAAPPGSSLLGSNESKSQSERTNPGSNREGLLYACEDCGLRFKDAPSRNRHQTQMHYSSGGREEEEGQRKEFSANKRVSDNSGE; encoded by the exons ATGGACAAAGACAAGTGTAGCGACATT CATGGTCAGTGCTCCTGGATGGAGATGCATCAGTTCATTGGTGACCTCATCACATCTGCAAACACCTCGAAGGATCAGCCAGATCTGCTAAACGCAGCATGGGGCGTAGCTGGTGATGGCGAGGCTCTGGGGTTCAAAGTTTCTTCACTTGAACCTCTACGACAACCTCGACCTGCTCAGGGCAAGTCAGAGGCGGAGCCTGGCCGACAGATCCAGCCTGGGGCATcacagaggaagggagaggcCAGAGACAGGCGAGACG ATGTGCATTATGCCTGCACCTGCCCTGGCTGCCCTTACTCCACTTCTCCGCCTACCTTTGAGATTTTAAAAGCCAGACAATCTTTGTCCTCACCACCACGCCCAGATGCAGTATGCCACAACTTACTGGACACCgaaccaagcagcagcagaaccacCACATCTGAGCTCGAGACCAGGACGTCCGGTCGACCgcagagggaggaggcagaCGGGGGGACTCAGAGCTCAGAACAGAACTCAGAGACTCCTTCCAGGGTGTCCTCGAGCTCCTTGTCCCACCTTTCCATGTTTCCCTGCTTGTGTTGCCGTCGCAGCCTCCAATCCTGCACCCAGATACCAAGTCACCAGGAAGGCACGGACTCCTCGTTTTCACACACCCATGcccatcatcattttcatcaccACCACTGTCCTTTAACCTGCTGTTTGCCCTGTCCCCAGCTTGTCCGCTCTCATGCTCCACAGCTTTCTGGCCCTCTTCCCTGTTTGTCTTGCCAGCACTCCTTCGCCACCTGTACTAAGGAGTGCCACCACCGCAGACAAACGCATACTCAGCAACAAGAAGAAAGAGGCAGGGTGACTATGACCATGTCTCTACATCCATGTATGCATTGCTCGGCGTCTTTTTCCAGACCGTCCCAGTTGCTGCAGCACCAGCGCTCCGAACACGCCCACAAACCGTCCGGCTTCCTCTGCACGGAGTGCGGCAGGGCCTTCAACTCGCACAGCAACCTCCGCATCCACCTCAATGTGCACACTGGTGCCAGGCCCTACTCCTGCTCTGACTGCGGGAAGAGTTTTAGCCAATCTGGGGCCCTGAAGATCCACAGACGCATTCACACGGGTGAAAGACCGTATTCCTGTGGATTTTGCGGCAGAGGGTTTCCCCATCTGGCAGGGGTCAGGGCACATCAGAGGACccacacaggagagaagccCTACCGCTGTAACCAGTGTGGGAAATGTTTCACCCAGTCAGGAGCTCTTAAGATCCATACCCGCATCCACACAGGAGAGAGGCCCTTTATCTGCAGCCTCTGTGGGAAAGGCTTCTCCAACCGCTCTGGGATCCGCTTTCACTACCGCACAGTTCATGGACTGGCCCCCGAAGTACCACATCCAGAAGCCGGAGCTGGGGGTGCATCTCGGGGACCAGCAGGCCGTGGTTATCCAACTGGGCGTCCCCGGACTTTTCCCCCACCTGGCGCTGGGCTAAATTCACCCAGCAGCCCAGATAACAGCTCAAATACAGCTCTAAACTCCAGAGATTCCCCTGCCTCgactgctgctcctcctggCTCATCTCTTCTTGGCAGTAATGAGAGCAAATCTCAGTCAGAGCGCACAAACCCAGGCAGTAACAGAGAGGGGCTTCTGTATGCATGTGAAGATTGTGGGCTGCGTTTTAAGGATGCGCCATCCAGGAACAGACACCAGACTCAGATGCATTACTCGTCTGGcgggagagaagaagaggagggccAGAGGAAAGAGTTTAGCGCAAATAAGAGGGTCAGTGATAACAGTGGAGAGTGA